Proteins from a single region of Sandaracinaceae bacterium:
- a CDS encoding pyridoxal phosphate-dependent aminotransferase, with product MSVSLASRLNVIEPSATVAITARANELKAAGVDVLSFSVGEPDFDTPAHILEAAKRAIDAGATRYTAARGIVQLREAICAASQARRGVTHTPAEVVVSVGAKHTLFNLALSLYDPGDEVIVPTPYWVSYPEHAKLGGATPVIVETSADDGFRLTPAQLRAAVTPKTKALVLCSPSNPTGAAYSAEQLRALADVVAEGDYWVIVDEIYAQLVYEGFQQESILTVAPELKERIIIVDGVSKTFAMTGFRIGWMLAPAHVCKACDTIQGQATTNPTTVAQWAALAALTGPWEPMETMRRAFEERRGIIVSALAAIPGFTCRMPEGAFYAFPGVHDLIGKRAGDTLITDDVALATYLLEVAKVAVVPGTAFGAPGYLRMSYAASPEQIREGVRRIAEAVSQLR from the coding sequence ATGAGCGTCTCCCTCGCGTCCCGCCTGAACGTCATCGAGCCCTCAGCCACCGTGGCCATCACCGCGCGCGCCAACGAGCTCAAGGCCGCCGGGGTCGACGTGCTCTCCTTCAGCGTCGGCGAGCCCGACTTCGACACGCCGGCCCACATCCTCGAGGCGGCCAAGCGTGCCATCGATGCCGGGGCCACGCGCTACACGGCGGCGCGCGGCATCGTGCAGCTCCGCGAGGCCATCTGCGCCGCGTCCCAGGCCCGCCGAGGCGTCACGCACACGCCCGCCGAGGTGGTGGTGTCGGTCGGCGCCAAGCACACGCTCTTCAACCTCGCGCTCTCGCTCTACGACCCGGGCGACGAGGTCATCGTGCCGACGCCTTACTGGGTGAGCTACCCGGAGCACGCGAAGCTCGGCGGGGCCACCCCCGTCATCGTCGAGACCAGCGCCGACGACGGCTTCCGCCTCACACCCGCGCAGCTGCGTGCGGCGGTCACGCCCAAGACCAAGGCGCTGGTGCTGTGCTCGCCCAGCAACCCCACCGGCGCGGCTTACAGCGCCGAGCAGCTGCGCGCGCTCGCCGACGTCGTGGCCGAGGGGGACTACTGGGTCATCGTGGACGAGATCTACGCGCAGCTCGTGTACGAGGGCTTCCAGCAGGAGTCCATCCTCACAGTCGCGCCCGAGCTGAAAGAGCGCATCATCATCGTCGACGGAGTGAGCAAGACCTTCGCGATGACGGGCTTCCGCATCGGCTGGATGCTCGCCCCCGCGCACGTGTGCAAGGCCTGCGACACCATCCAGGGCCAGGCCACCACCAACCCCACCACCGTGGCGCAGTGGGCCGCGCTCGCCGCGCTGACGGGCCCGTGGGAGCCCATGGAGACGATGCGCCGCGCCTTCGAGGAGCGCCGCGGCATCATCGTGTCCGCGCTGGCCGCCATCCCCGGCTTCACCTGCCGGATGCCCGAGGGCGCGTTCTACGCCTTCCCGGGCGTGCACGACCTCATCGGCAAGCGCGCGGGCGACACGCTCATCACGGACGACGTCGCGCTGGCCACCTACCTGCTCGAGGTGGCCAAGGTGGCGGTGGTGCCCGGCACCGCGTTCGGCGCGCCGGGCTACCTGCGCATGAGCTACGCCGCCAGCCCGGAGCAGATCCGCGAGGGCGTGCGCCGCATCGCCGAGGCCGTCTCGCAGCTCAGGTGA
- a CDS encoding acyl-CoA dehydrogenase family protein, which yields MREPNLGETHAVTNVSSELSDTNLFLTDTPLVEAVAREGGAWGLEKVADFGALTGRAEHLELGHLANKYTPELDTHDRFGRRVDLVRYHDAYHQLMRTSLEHGLHSAPWTDPRSGAHVVRAAHSALQGQVEAGHGCPVTMTFASIPSIRMQPELAAQLEGKILARGYDPRNVPMAEKSAITVGMGMTEKQGGSDVRANSTRATPVGQPGPGQLYELTGHKWFLSAPMCDAFLVLAQTEPGLACFLVPRWLPDGRKNALNVIRLKDKMANRSNASSEVELRGAQGWLIGQEGRGVPTIIEMVGLTRFDCMVGSAALMRAGLANALHHCGERSAFGARLRDQPLMQNVLSDLALEYEAAIAFSMRMARALDTREHDAHEGHLLRVATAVGKYWVCKRTPQHTYEIMECIGGSGVMENSVYPRLFRESVINPIWEGSGNVQCLDVLRAVMKNPEVMRSFLAEVKLAQGGNARLDAFVAGLEQQLGALDFTDMRSVEFASRHVVDQLALAFQGALLVQHAPSAVSEAFCSSRLAGGHHQYGALPVGTDVQTILERADPAVSADVSRFASAVAAAGDASVLTSHAPSGAPARP from the coding sequence ATGCGCGAGCCCAACCTCGGAGAGACCCACGCGGTCACGAACGTCAGCAGCGAGCTGAGCGACACCAACTTGTTCCTCACGGACACGCCCCTGGTCGAGGCGGTCGCGCGTGAGGGCGGCGCGTGGGGCCTCGAGAAGGTCGCGGACTTCGGCGCGCTCACGGGCCGGGCGGAGCACCTCGAGCTGGGTCACCTGGCCAACAAGTACACGCCCGAGCTGGACACCCACGACCGCTTCGGGCGGCGCGTGGATCTGGTGCGCTATCACGACGCCTACCACCAGCTGATGCGCACCTCGCTCGAGCACGGTCTGCACTCGGCGCCCTGGACGGACCCGAGGTCGGGCGCGCACGTGGTCCGCGCGGCGCACTCCGCGCTGCAGGGGCAGGTCGAGGCGGGGCACGGCTGCCCGGTCACCATGACCTTCGCGTCCATCCCCAGCATCCGCATGCAGCCCGAGCTGGCGGCCCAGCTGGAGGGCAAGATCCTCGCGCGCGGCTACGACCCCCGCAACGTCCCCATGGCGGAGAAGAGCGCCATCACGGTGGGCATGGGCATGACCGAGAAGCAGGGCGGCTCGGACGTGCGCGCCAACAGCACGCGCGCCACGCCGGTGGGTCAGCCGGGGCCTGGCCAGCTGTACGAGCTCACGGGGCACAAGTGGTTCCTGTCCGCGCCCATGTGCGACGCGTTCCTGGTCCTGGCGCAGACCGAGCCGGGGCTCGCGTGCTTCCTGGTGCCACGCTGGCTCCCGGACGGGCGCAAGAACGCGCTGAACGTCATCCGCCTGAAGGACAAGATGGCCAACCGCTCGAACGCGTCGAGCGAGGTGGAGCTGCGCGGCGCGCAGGGCTGGCTCATCGGCCAGGAAGGCCGCGGCGTGCCGACCATCATCGAGATGGTGGGGCTCACGCGCTTCGACTGCATGGTGGGGAGCGCGGCGCTCATGCGCGCTGGATTGGCCAACGCGCTGCACCACTGCGGCGAGCGCAGCGCCTTCGGGGCCCGGCTGCGCGACCAGCCGCTCATGCAGAACGTGCTTTCGGACCTGGCGCTCGAGTACGAGGCGGCCATTGCGTTCTCGATGCGCATGGCGCGCGCCCTCGACACGCGCGAGCACGACGCCCACGAAGGCCACCTGCTGCGCGTGGCCACGGCCGTGGGCAAGTACTGGGTGTGCAAGCGCACGCCGCAGCACACCTACGAGATCATGGAGTGCATCGGCGGCAGCGGCGTCATGGAAAACTCCGTGTACCCGCGCCTGTTCCGTGAGTCGGTCATCAACCCCATCTGGGAGGGCAGCGGCAACGTGCAGTGCCTGGACGTGCTGCGCGCGGTCATGAAGAACCCCGAGGTGATGCGTAGCTTCCTCGCCGAGGTGAAGCTGGCCCAGGGCGGCAACGCGCGCCTGGATGCGTTCGTCGCGGGGCTCGAGCAGCAGCTGGGCGCGCTCGACTTCACGGACATGCGGAGCGTGGAGTTCGCGTCGCGGCACGTGGTGGACCAGCTGGCCCTCGCGTTCCAAGGGGCCCTCCTGGTGCAGCACGCGCCCAGCGCGGTGAGCGAGGCGTTCTGCAGCTCGCGGCTCGCGGGCGGACACCATCAGTACGGCGCGCTGCCCGTGGGCACCGACGTGCAGACCATCCTCGAGCGCGCCGATCCCGCCGTGAGCGCGGACGTCTCGCGCTTTGCGTCGGCCGTGGCCGCGGCGGGTGACGCGTCGGTCCTGACCAGCCATGCGCCGAGCGGGGCGCCGGCGCGCCCGTGA
- a CDS encoding LysR family transcriptional regulator gives MDLDALRAFLAVVETGSFVSAANARRTARATLRRRVDELEAAAGVPLLVRTGQGATPTEAGRVLAEQGRRILEEASVLLTSVRELGQEPAGTLRVGLPVGLPGPLIVRLLFIVRARFPRLAVQLRFDEDPIARLLHDVDVAVGFGAPPSEGPWTSYRVLAVEERLFAARSYLERCGPLESLDAVLAQGVMVWEQPGVDSGVLPLRDGGALRIAPTLRTADLHLLRRLAADGVGIAFAPYVGLPDEGADITSKLVPLFDDQVSRARTMVVVLPDVLAQNSRVGAVIELARAFLDALP, from the coding sequence ATGGATCTGGATGCCCTCCGTGCGTTCCTCGCCGTCGTCGAGACAGGGTCGTTCGTGTCGGCCGCCAACGCGCGCCGCACGGCCAGGGCCACGCTGCGGCGCCGCGTGGACGAGCTCGAAGCGGCTGCCGGCGTGCCGCTGCTCGTCCGCACGGGGCAGGGGGCGACACCCACCGAGGCGGGGCGGGTGCTCGCCGAACAGGGGCGGCGCATCCTGGAGGAGGCGAGCGTCCTGCTGACCTCCGTCCGCGAGCTGGGCCAGGAGCCCGCGGGGACGCTGCGCGTCGGCCTGCCCGTCGGTCTCCCGGGACCGCTCATCGTCCGCCTCCTGTTCATCGTCCGCGCCCGCTTCCCGCGCCTCGCGGTGCAGCTCCGCTTCGACGAGGACCCCATCGCGAGGCTCCTGCACGACGTCGACGTCGCAGTGGGCTTCGGTGCTCCGCCGAGCGAGGGCCCGTGGACCTCCTACCGGGTGCTGGCGGTCGAAGAGCGGCTCTTCGCTGCGCGCAGCTACCTCGAGCGCTGCGGTCCGCTCGAGTCGCTCGACGCGGTTCTCGCGCAGGGCGTCATGGTGTGGGAGCAGCCTGGTGTCGACAGCGGTGTCCTCCCGTTGCGTGATGGCGGCGCGCTGCGCATCGCGCCCACCCTGCGCACGGCAGACCTGCACCTCCTGCGGCGGCTCGCGGCCGACGGAGTGGGGATCGCGTTCGCCCCCTATGTCGGCCTGCCCGACGAAGGAGCGGACATCACGAGCAAGCTCGTCCCCCTCTTCGACGACCAGGTGAGCCGCGCGCGCACCATGGTCGTCGTGCTGCCCGACGTCCTCGCTCAGAACTCACGCGTGGGCGCCGTCATCGAGCTCGCGCGGGCCTTCCTCGACGCGCTCCCCTGA
- a CDS encoding DUF4331 family protein, giving the protein MKHDSPWIARVLGGGALLGLALAGPNLAHGADHTDSPAATAEPLADIADLYAWMSADAADLNLIMTVNPFAGATTAFGDATQYVFHVGSRADFGATTEDDTRVVCQFHDTDAIECWVLADNGTVADYVQGDPSNPAGLVSSSGDLRVYAGLRNDPFFFNLDGYLRVVDTVRGAGLPTDEGNCPTVDSGTSGLLVAQLTTDADDSAATDDFGSANVLALVVQVDKSLVTSGGPVLAAWGSTHMAN; this is encoded by the coding sequence ATGAAACACGATAGCCCTTGGATCGCACGTGTGCTGGGGGGAGGCGCGTTGCTCGGACTCGCGCTCGCTGGCCCCAACCTCGCGCATGGCGCCGACCACACGGACTCTCCGGCAGCCACCGCGGAGCCACTCGCCGACATCGCCGACCTCTACGCGTGGATGAGCGCAGATGCGGCGGACCTCAACCTCATCATGACGGTCAACCCCTTCGCGGGGGCGACGACGGCCTTCGGGGACGCGACGCAGTACGTGTTCCACGTGGGCAGCCGCGCAGACTTCGGCGCGACCACCGAGGACGACACGCGCGTGGTCTGCCAGTTCCATGACACCGACGCCATCGAGTGCTGGGTCCTCGCCGACAACGGCACCGTCGCCGACTACGTGCAGGGCGATCCGAGCAACCCCGCGGGTCTGGTCAGCAGCAGCGGCGACCTGCGCGTCTATGCGGGGCTGCGCAATGACCCCTTCTTCTTCAACCTCGACGGCTACCTGCGGGTGGTCGACACCGTGCGCGGCGCGGGGCTCCCGACCGACGAAGGGAATTGCCCCACCGTCGACTCCGGCACCAGCGGCCTGCTCGTCGCTCAGCTGACCACCGACGCCGACGACAGCGCGGCGACCGACGACTTCGGCAGCGCGAACGTGCTCGCGTTGGTCGTGCAGGTCGACAAGTCCCTCGTGACCTCTGGCGGACCCGTCCTGGCCGCTTGGGGCAGCACCCACATGGCGAACTGA
- a CDS encoding DUF3261 domain-containing protein: protein MTVAPHARPTLVAHAGLACLSLVVAASVLTGCGPRTVATATPEQLANAYPTVLAAPSALGPDFMMEQEVTMTHAQGAHTFRAILQKRGDELLLLGLAPHGGRAFVLTQRGEHDITFESFMPEELPFPPRYILHDIHRTWFQGAGSAAPDADGWREVERDGERVREHVGPEGITERTFERLDGTPAGAITVRFATPLGAGAPNTARPPDETTFENGWFGYTGTVRTLSWEAL, encoded by the coding sequence ATGACGGTCGCCCCGCACGCACGCCCCACCCTCGTCGCCCACGCGGGCCTCGCGTGTTTGTCCCTCGTGGTCGCCGCGTCCGTGCTCACGGGCTGCGGGCCGCGCACCGTGGCCACGGCCACGCCCGAACAGCTCGCCAACGCGTACCCTACGGTGCTGGCCGCGCCATCCGCGCTGGGCCCCGACTTCATGATGGAGCAAGAGGTCACCATGACCCATGCCCAGGGGGCCCACACCTTCCGCGCCATCCTGCAGAAGCGAGGCGACGAGCTGCTGCTGCTGGGCCTGGCGCCGCACGGAGGTCGCGCCTTTGTGCTCACGCAGCGCGGGGAGCACGACATCACCTTCGAGAGCTTCATGCCGGAGGAGCTGCCCTTCCCTCCGCGCTACATCCTGCACGACATCCACCGCACCTGGTTCCAGGGCGCGGGTAGCGCCGCCCCAGACGCCGACGGTTGGCGCGAGGTCGAGCGCGACGGTGAGCGCGTGCGTGAGCACGTGGGCCCAGAGGGGATCACGGAGCGCACGTTCGAGCGCCTGGACGGCACCCCCGCGGGCGCGATCACCGTGCGCTTCGCGACCCCGCTCGGCGCCGGCGCCCCGAACACCGCGCGCCCCCCCGACGAGACCACGTTCGAGAACGGCTGGTTCGGCTACACGGGCACGGTGCGCACGCTCAGCTGGGAAGCGCTCTAG
- a CDS encoding DUF2062 domain-containing protein: MFGPLRRGVSRLLRLNGTPHGIALGFTLGLGLSLLPVPFAGMLLALALAPMLDANPAATYLGTAVVNPVTIAVFYFTELWIGASLLGLHAPGWEEARAFDAAQWWSVLKELLPAFALGGPLLGLAVSAVSYPLLRWLVQRYQRNQTAGEG; encoded by the coding sequence GTGTTCGGACCCCTACGTCGGGGCGTGTCCCGGCTGCTGCGTTTGAACGGGACGCCGCACGGCATCGCGCTGGGCTTCACCCTGGGGCTGGGCCTGTCGCTGCTCCCGGTCCCCTTCGCGGGCATGCTGCTGGCCTTGGCGCTCGCGCCCATGCTCGACGCGAACCCCGCAGCGACCTACCTGGGGACGGCCGTGGTCAACCCCGTGACCATCGCCGTGTTCTACTTCACGGAGCTGTGGATCGGGGCCTCCCTGCTGGGACTCCACGCGCCCGGGTGGGAGGAGGCGCGCGCCTTCGACGCCGCACAGTGGTGGTCCGTGTTGAAGGAGCTGCTGCCCGCGTTCGCGCTGGGAGGGCCCTTGCTCGGCCTCGCGGTGAGCGCCGTCAGCTACCCTCTGCTGCGGTGGCTTGTGCAGCGTTATCAGCGAAATCAGACGGCTGGAGAGGGCTAG
- a CDS encoding HlyC/CorC family transporter, whose amino-acid sequence MTTLLMVIAVSLAISSLCSVLEAVLLSVTHGYVALLEKDGDPSGPILAKLRRNLDEPIAAILTLNTIAHTIGAAVSGAMALEVLGSEWMAAFSAALTLAILVLSEIIPKTLGARHWQALAPATARILQVMIKVMWLVLAPLSLLNKLIGAKGHGGSTISRAELAILAEMGRREGQIEETEWRVVSNVMSLRGTHVSEVMTPRTAMVSIPVTASLADAQQRMLDTGFLRMPVYGEGIDNIVGVLLARDLWRATRSGGSDLSAIMRDPLFVPETTPVDDLISEMRKRRIKMAFVLDEYGGTSGLVTLEDLVEEIVGEIHDEHEVDPVPFERVGPNEVLVAGSAALSDVAQRFDVELPVDLYDTLGGYVFGELKRLPGIGDEVPFPGGTVRVLAMDKRRVTRVSVTSSAVVEPDEEDELAAEAASARSKSEHPKSDPPAH is encoded by the coding sequence ATGACGACCTTGTTGATGGTCATCGCGGTGTCCCTCGCGATCTCCTCACTGTGCTCGGTGCTCGAGGCGGTGCTGCTGTCGGTCACGCACGGCTACGTGGCGCTGCTCGAGAAGGACGGCGACCCCAGCGGCCCCATCCTCGCCAAGCTGCGCCGCAACTTGGACGAGCCCATCGCGGCGATCCTGACGCTGAACACCATCGCGCACACGATCGGCGCGGCGGTCAGCGGCGCGATGGCGCTCGAGGTGCTGGGCAGTGAGTGGATGGCCGCCTTCTCGGCCGCGCTGACGCTGGCCATCCTGGTGCTGTCGGAGATCATCCCCAAGACCCTCGGCGCTCGCCACTGGCAGGCCCTGGCGCCCGCCACGGCGCGCATCCTCCAGGTGATGATCAAGGTCATGTGGCTCGTGCTCGCGCCACTCTCGCTCCTGAACAAGCTGATCGGCGCCAAGGGTCACGGCGGCAGCACCATCAGCCGCGCCGAGCTCGCGATCCTGGCCGAGATGGGCCGGCGTGAGGGGCAGATCGAGGAGACCGAGTGGCGCGTGGTCTCGAACGTCATGAGCCTGCGCGGCACCCACGTGTCCGAGGTGATGACGCCCCGCACCGCGATGGTGTCCATCCCCGTCACCGCCAGCCTGGCGGACGCTCAGCAGCGCATGCTGGACACCGGCTTCCTGCGCATGCCCGTCTACGGCGAGGGCATCGACAACATCGTCGGCGTGCTGCTGGCGCGTGATCTGTGGCGCGCCACGCGCAGCGGCGGCAGCGACCTGAGCGCCATCATGCGTGACCCGCTGTTCGTGCCCGAGACGACGCCCGTGGACGACCTCATCAGCGAGATGCGCAAGCGGCGCATCAAGATGGCCTTCGTGCTGGACGAGTACGGGGGCACCTCGGGGCTGGTGACGCTCGAGGACTTGGTCGAGGAGATCGTCGGCGAGATCCACGACGAGCACGAGGTGGACCCGGTGCCCTTCGAGCGCGTGGGGCCCAACGAGGTGCTGGTGGCCGGCTCGGCGGCGCTCTCGGACGTGGCCCAGCGCTTCGACGTGGAGCTGCCGGTGGACCTGTACGACACCCTCGGGGGCTACGTGTTCGGCGAGCTCAAGCGCCTGCCGGGGATCGGCGACGAGGTGCCGTTCCCGGGCGGCACGGTGCGCGTCCTGGCGATGGACAAGCGGCGCGTGACGCGGGTGAGCGTGACCAGCTCGGCGGTGGTGGAGCCCGACGAAGAAGACGAGCTGGCGGCGGAGGCGGCGTCGGCGCGGTCCAAGAGCGAGCACCCGAAGAGCGACCCTCCCGCGCACTGA
- a CDS encoding PaaX family transcriptional regulator: MSTPTARRVVLGLLLAKDGAPLAVRYAIAACALFGITENNVRVTLARLSAEGLIEASGRGAYVIGHAGARLNAAVSEWRRAEERVRPWEGRYVMVHTGPLPRGDRRVVQRRERALALYGLRELERGLFVRPDNLAGGAAALRQRLVAVGLEPDAAVFDAGGFDDVREARITALWDGPALTAAYHAEHERLTTWLARGAELEPEVAARECYLLGGAAIRQVVFDPWLPEPLVDTAARARFVATVKTFDQAGKAIWEAFGEGHARMPVPTVKGELRPRTH; encoded by the coding sequence GTGAGCACTCCTACGGCGCGGCGCGTGGTGCTGGGCCTGCTCCTCGCCAAGGACGGGGCGCCGCTCGCCGTGCGCTACGCCATCGCGGCGTGTGCCCTGTTCGGCATCACCGAGAACAACGTGCGCGTGACCCTCGCGCGCCTGTCGGCGGAGGGGCTGATCGAGGCCAGCGGTCGCGGCGCATACGTCATCGGCCACGCGGGCGCGCGGCTGAACGCGGCGGTGTCCGAGTGGCGTCGTGCCGAGGAGCGCGTGCGCCCGTGGGAGGGGCGCTACGTGATGGTGCACACGGGGCCCCTGCCACGCGGCGACCGGCGGGTGGTGCAGCGACGTGAGCGTGCCCTCGCGCTCTACGGGTTGCGCGAGCTGGAGCGGGGCCTGTTCGTGCGCCCCGACAACCTCGCGGGCGGGGCCGCTGCGCTGCGTCAGCGCCTCGTGGCCGTGGGGCTCGAGCCCGACGCCGCGGTGTTCGACGCGGGCGGCTTCGACGATGTGCGTGAGGCGCGCATCACGGCGCTGTGGGACGGGCCTGCGCTGACGGCGGCGTACCACGCCGAGCACGAGCGGCTCACCACGTGGCTTGCGCGCGGCGCGGAGCTCGAGCCCGAGGTGGCGGCGCGGGAGTGCTACCTGCTGGGCGGCGCCGCCATCCGCCAGGTGGTGTTCGACCCCTGGCTGCCCGAGCCGCTGGTGGATACGGCGGCGCGGGCGCGGTTCGTGGCCACCGTGAAGACCTTCGACCAGGCTGGCAAGGCCATCTGGGAGGCGTTCGGCGAGGGGCACGCGAGGATGCCCGTGCCCACCGTCAAAGGGGAACTTCGCCCGCGGACCCACTGA
- a CDS encoding NAD-dependent epimerase/dehydratase family protein — MPSSPAPSPVLVIGGAGYLGRNLALALLKRGDTVRVFDRHVPKDELATHPGVQCITGDLRNPYDVSRAVEGCQTVFHAASMICALTLAPRALREQVEAVNVKGTRHVLDACLAHGVTRLVYTSSINVVPVPTDGGDETRRYHLSPLADLYSRTKAQAERMVLASDTEGGLRTCALRPGGIYGPGEEHHFPRFIKELKAGKMIVGLGDGKTRADNVYIDDLVSAHIHAADRLGPDTRIGGQAYFITDGEPQHYFQFFRPAVEGLGHKMPRVNLPGPVLIGLAWVSEVVHYAGGPWPFTTVMEAGKLVKENWVHIDRARRDLEWSPEVSHAEGMRRSMPYIQALYDAS, encoded by the coding sequence ATGCCCAGCAGCCCAGCACCTTCCCCTGTCCTCGTCATCGGCGGCGCCGGCTACCTCGGCCGCAACCTCGCGCTCGCCCTGCTGAAGCGCGGCGACACGGTGCGCGTGTTCGACCGACACGTGCCGAAGGACGAGCTCGCCACGCACCCGGGCGTCCAGTGCATCACGGGGGACCTGCGTAACCCCTACGACGTGTCGCGCGCGGTCGAGGGCTGCCAGACGGTGTTCCACGCGGCGTCCATGATCTGCGCGCTCACCCTCGCCCCGCGTGCGCTGCGGGAGCAGGTGGAAGCGGTCAACGTCAAGGGCACGCGGCACGTCCTGGACGCGTGCCTGGCGCACGGGGTCACGCGGCTGGTCTACACCAGCAGCATCAACGTGGTGCCCGTGCCCACGGACGGCGGCGACGAGACGCGCCGCTACCACCTCAGCCCGCTGGCCGACCTCTACTCGCGCACCAAGGCGCAGGCCGAGCGCATGGTGCTGGCCTCCGACACCGAGGGGGGCCTACGCACGTGCGCGCTGCGCCCAGGCGGCATCTACGGCCCTGGCGAGGAGCACCACTTCCCACGCTTCATCAAGGAGCTCAAGGCCGGCAAGATGATCGTCGGGCTGGGCGACGGAAAGACGCGCGCCGACAACGTCTACATCGACGACCTGGTGAGCGCGCACATCCACGCCGCGGACCGGCTGGGCCCGGACACGCGCATCGGGGGGCAGGCCTACTTCATCACCGACGGCGAGCCGCAGCACTACTTCCAGTTCTTCCGCCCCGCGGTCGAGGGCCTCGGCCACAAGATGCCGCGTGTGAACCTGCCGGGGCCCGTGCTGATCGGCCTCGCCTGGGTGTCCGAAGTGGTCCACTACGCGGGTGGCCCCTGGCCCTTCACGACCGTCATGGAGGCGGGCAAACTGGTGAAGGAGAACTGGGTACACATCGACCGCGCGCGACGCGACCTCGAGTGGTCCCCGGAGGTCAGCCACGCCGAGGGCATGCGCCGCTCCATGCCCTACATCCAGGCGCTGTACGACGCGTCCTGA
- a CDS encoding endonuclease V: MFACLDVDYSPTRTCAACVLFARWDSAKPTAELCARLDPQEAAGYVPGAFYERELPALLAVLDKLPFGVDALDALVVDGYVWLARERPGMGHYLYEAMQRRVPVIGVAKNAFADNDVALPLLRGESQKPLFVTAVGMDPAEARRLVADMHGPHRVPTLLRWVDQACRQR; encoded by the coding sequence GTGTTCGCCTGCCTCGACGTCGACTACAGCCCCACCCGCACGTGCGCGGCGTGCGTGCTCTTTGCGCGCTGGGACAGCGCGAAGCCCACGGCCGAGCTGTGCGCGCGGCTCGACCCCCAGGAGGCTGCAGGGTACGTGCCGGGCGCGTTCTACGAGCGGGAGCTGCCCGCGCTGCTGGCCGTCCTGGACAAGCTGCCCTTCGGGGTGGACGCCCTCGACGCGCTGGTGGTGGACGGCTACGTCTGGCTCGCGCGCGAGCGCCCCGGGATGGGGCACTACCTGTACGAGGCCATGCAGCGCCGCGTCCCCGTCATCGGCGTCGCCAAGAACGCGTTCGCCGACAACGACGTGGCGCTCCCCCTGCTGCGCGGCGAGAGCCAGAAGCCGCTGTTCGTCACGGCTGTGGGCATGGACCCTGCCGAGGCGCGTCGGCTGGTAGCGGACATGCACGGGCCGCACCGGGTGCCGACGCTGCTCCGCTGGGTGGACCAGGCGTGTCGTCAGCGGTGA
- the bioB gene encoding biotin synthase BioB, producing MDEQSTPDIRHDWTQAEAQALFDLPLTDLVFRAQAVHRRHQPPDAVQLSTLLSIKTGSCPEDCGYCSQSARHKTKLESEALLSVDTVLEKARQAKELGASRFCMGAAWRSPKKDSRQFEQVLEMVRGVRALGMEACVTAGMLDREQADQLKQAGLTAYNHNIDTSREHYDKVITTRTFDDRLDTIKHVADAGIHVCSGGILGLGEGESDRVSMLVTLATLTPHPESVPINALVAIKGTPLEDQPPVDPLDIVRVCAVARIMMPGAMVRLSAGRGEMGREAQMLAFMAGANSIFYGDQLLTTGNPAHEEDLALLKKAGMRALVPADREAGRPEASSEKLPATQAAQPVA from the coding sequence ATGGACGAGCAGAGCACCCCCGACATCCGCCACGACTGGACTCAGGCCGAGGCGCAGGCCCTCTTCGACTTGCCCCTGACGGACCTGGTGTTCCGTGCCCAGGCCGTCCACCGCCGGCACCAGCCGCCCGACGCCGTGCAGCTGTCGACGTTGCTGTCCATCAAGACGGGCTCGTGCCCCGAGGACTGCGGCTACTGCTCGCAGAGCGCGCGCCACAAGACCAAGCTCGAGTCCGAGGCGCTGCTGAGCGTGGACACGGTGCTGGAGAAGGCGCGGCAGGCCAAGGAGCTGGGCGCCTCACGCTTCTGCATGGGCGCCGCCTGGCGCAGCCCCAAGAAGGACAGCCGCCAGTTCGAGCAGGTGCTCGAGATGGTGCGCGGCGTGCGCGCGCTGGGCATGGAGGCGTGCGTGACCGCCGGCATGCTGGACCGGGAGCAGGCGGACCAGCTCAAGCAGGCCGGGCTCACGGCGTACAACCACAACATCGACACCTCGCGCGAGCACTACGACAAGGTCATCACCACGCGCACGTTCGACGACCGCCTGGACACCATCAAGCACGTGGCGGACGCGGGCATCCACGTGTGCAGCGGCGGCATCCTGGGCCTGGGCGAGGGTGAGTCCGACCGCGTCAGCATGCTGGTCACCCTGGCCACGCTCACGCCGCACCCGGAGAGCGTGCCCATCAACGCGCTGGTGGCCATCAAGGGCACGCCCCTCGAGGACCAGCCGCCCGTGGACCCGCTCGACATCGTGCGCGTGTGCGCGGTGGCCCGCATCATGATGCCCGGGGCCATGGTGCGCCTCTCGGCCGGTCGCGGCGAGATGGGGCGCGAGGCGCAGATGCTGGCCTTCATGGCCGGCGCCAACAGCATCTTCTACGGCGACCAGCTGTTGACCACGGGCAACCCCGCGCACGAGGAAGACCTGGCCCTGCTGAAGAAGGCGGGCATGCGCGCGCTGGTGCCGGCCGACCGCGAGGCGGGCCGCCCCGAGGCGAGCAGCGAGAAGCTCCCCGCGACCCAGGCTGCGCAGCCCGTTGCGTGA